A genomic segment from Streptomyces sp. NBC_00654 encodes:
- a CDS encoding DUF503 domain-containing protein produces the protein MYVGTLSFDLLLGDVRSLKEKRSIVRPIVAELHRKYAVSVAETGGQDLHRRAEIGLAVVSGDTGHLTDVLDRCERLIAARPEVELLSVRRRLHSDED, from the coding sequence ATGTATGTGGGGACACTGTCCTTCGATCTGCTCCTCGGCGACGTACGGTCGTTGAAGGAGAAACGCTCCATCGTCCGTCCGATCGTCGCCGAACTGCACCGCAAGTACGCGGTGAGTGTGGCGGAGACCGGCGGGCAGGATCTCCATCGAAGGGCCGAGATCGGCCTTGCCGTGGTCTCCGGGGACACCGGACACCTCACGGACGTACTGGACCGGTGCGAGCGGCTGATCGCCGCGCGTCCCGAGGTGGAGCTGCTGTCGGTTCGACGGCGGCTGCACAGTGACGAAGACTGA
- the rbfA gene encoding 30S ribosome-binding factor RbfA — translation MTDNARARKLADRIQVVVAETLDRRIKDPRLGFVTITDARVTGDLREATVFYTVYGDDEERAASAAALESAKGVLRSEVGRQTGVRFTPTLAFVPDALPDNARTIEDLLDKARAKDAAVREVSTGAKYAGDADPYRKPEDEDEAEGSDGPERPGGNEGSASA, via the coding sequence GTGACCGACAACGCGCGGGCCCGCAAGCTGGCCGATCGCATCCAGGTCGTGGTCGCGGAGACCCTGGACCGGCGTATCAAGGATCCGCGGCTCGGATTCGTGACGATCACGGACGCCCGTGTCACCGGCGACCTGCGGGAGGCCACGGTCTTCTACACGGTCTACGGCGACGACGAGGAGCGCGCGGCCTCCGCCGCGGCGCTGGAGAGCGCCAAGGGCGTCCTGCGCTCCGAGGTCGGCCGGCAGACCGGGGTCCGGTTCACACCGACCCTGGCCTTCGTCCCGGACGCCCTGCCGGACAACGCCCGCACCATCGAGGACCTCCTCGACAAGGCGCGGGCCAAGGACGCCGCGGTACGCGAGGTGTCGACCGGCGCGAAGTACGCCGGCGACGCCGACCCGTACCGCAAGCCGGAGGACGAGGACGAGGCCGAGGGGTCCGACGGGCCCGAGCGCCCCGGCGGGAACGAGGGCTCGGCCTCCGCATGA
- the truB gene encoding tRNA pseudouridine(55) synthase TruB yields the protein MTQQNNRTPDGLVIVDKPSGFTSHDVVAKMRGIARTRRVGHAGTLDPMATGVLVLGVEKATKLLGHLALTEKEYLGTIRLGQDTVTDDAEGEITSSTDASGVTREGIDAGVAALTGAIMQVPSKVSAIKIDGKRSYARVRGGEEFEIPARPVTVSSFHVYDVREAVAEDGTPVVDLVVSVVCSSGTYIRALARDLGAGLGVGGHLTALRRTRVGPYGLDAARTLEAHQEELTVMPVAEAAASAFPRWDVDEKRARLLLNGVRLDMPAYPPGPVGVFGPDGTFLVLVEEQKGKARSLAVFA from the coding sequence ATGACACAGCAGAACAACAGGACGCCGGACGGCCTTGTCATCGTCGACAAGCCGTCCGGCTTCACTTCGCACGACGTCGTCGCCAAGATGCGCGGCATCGCCCGCACCCGCCGCGTCGGGCACGCAGGCACGCTCGACCCGATGGCGACCGGTGTGCTCGTGCTCGGCGTCGAGAAGGCCACCAAGCTCCTGGGCCACCTCGCGCTGACCGAGAAGGAGTACCTCGGCACGATCCGGCTCGGTCAGGACACCGTCACCGATGACGCGGAGGGCGAGATCACCTCGTCCACCGACGCCTCGGGTGTGACGAGGGAGGGCATCGACGCCGGGGTGGCCGCGCTGACCGGCGCGATCATGCAGGTGCCGTCCAAGGTCAGTGCCATCAAGATCGACGGCAAGCGTTCCTACGCGCGGGTGCGCGGTGGCGAGGAGTTCGAGATCCCGGCCCGTCCGGTGACCGTCTCGTCCTTCCACGTCTACGACGTCCGCGAGGCCGTCGCCGAGGACGGGACCCCGGTCGTCGACCTCGTCGTCTCCGTCGTCTGCTCCTCCGGTACGTACATCCGCGCCCTCGCCCGGGACCTCGGTGCCGGGCTCGGCGTGGGTGGTCACCTCACGGCGCTGCGGCGCACCCGGGTCGGCCCGTACGGCCTGGACGCGGCGAGGACGCTGGAGGCGCACCAGGAGGAGCTGACCGTGATGCCGGTCGCCGAGGCCGCCGCCTCCGCGTTCCCCCGCTGGGACGTGGACGAGAAGCGGGCCAGGCTGCTGCTCAACGGGGTCCGGCTGGACATGCCCGCGTATCCGCCGGGACCGGTCGGGGTCTTCGGGCCCGACGGGACGTTCCTGGTGCTCGTCGAGGAGCAGAAGGGCAAGGCCAGGAGCCTCGCCGTCTTCGCCTGA
- a CDS encoding serine protease — protein MGSGDRSKLVRICDQAGRPRGTGFVADDRGTVVTGHQAVVSGAPLVLHGSDGRSVPLGPGDITALPALGLALLRTGGPDALGAEPLPIAARERIEAGTYVRIAAHGWREARVLGTSPATYTERGRSHPVGAALELALGTDGRDALRSGGAAVGGPVTDPVTGAVLGVLCTALRAAHEAAGLALPLAAGPDDAEGPLGALLRRNASAVPGYGRDLNLAGALQLTATSVGSAGGPHSRTEPVEREDVHAEFTAFEDGTGTVLGLVGAPGTGRTTELAALAARRAGGEDPALTLWLRGADLLADDVSIAGALARTLAGSARIVSAAGARGDMATATPERVAGLAAAAGRPLLVVLDGPEEMPPLLAHRLAEWTAGTAGWLRQHGVRLVVACRPEHWERAGSLYPPDTLHRPARSARGLPPALRLGDLTASQAERARERYGIPSGALVPGHERHPLTLRLLAEVRGALPPDVPGRPGTEDVFGAHLDLMCVRVAVRIAAAADPQPRGTAVRRLAARVAGQVHEAARRCLGPGQGELDRAAFEEIFPWRTGWASAVLTEGLLVPAGAGYRFAHEELGDWVQGAHLDLDAALRSLVHRWHTAEEPDAPGAPGPHMPRPRRSRQPQRVQQPREPRLSSEPGEPRRGRRWQPAPLQVPRQPRPAQELPGTPEPRSLPVPRHRIGPVIQAMLLLGRRQGASALAHRMADLIEALDRLSHEEGQARPDEDAVWWAAHLLGQSLLTVPDARPYLGVLRVLAGRITRRSADGGGAAGLGAYAEFGPWFWRRLRLPEEDRIDLLRRLVPADGVPRADGDERYLDAVARRLAVDPPAVQALLCRWFTDERPLLHDRDVPLRPTVAAAAQALLYARRDLAVDELTDALVVTPHPRAAELLAALAEDEPAALCRAVARWARDEDRPARHPAAAHHATLLAGRTLTGTDRALLRTAALALLGRRSAGALHGAALTLLVRDPQTRDDYLAEALRVFAAGDPGLPVALLAEVFPARPQPVLAALRARLARPGDGAGEVLRELAALDTPALALHAAGLVREYIDSHPEDGTPAAEYVDLRLEHGAAARALLLPLVTGLLRDRPAPPVVRGALAGVLAGPGSADSRPLRAELLEVLLEFEQDRGRDPEVLDALLRAAAAGCGSRPEVRTRALVHRTGILLVRTPEGAARFDRRLVELARDVPGFAALVIGWLTDAPQEWAAVVGPSTRRTVEALEASRPAMPVPMRVAGREHGSLRPA, from the coding sequence ATGGGCAGCGGGGACCGGTCGAAGCTGGTAAGAATCTGCGATCAGGCCGGCCGGCCGCGAGGGACCGGATTTGTCGCGGACGACCGCGGGACGGTCGTCACCGGCCACCAGGCCGTCGTCTCGGGCGCCCCCCTGGTGCTGCACGGGAGCGACGGCCGCAGCGTCCCGCTCGGCCCCGGCGACATCACCGCACTGCCCGCGCTCGGCCTGGCGCTGCTGCGCACCGGCGGCCCCGACGCGCTCGGCGCCGAGCCGCTGCCCATCGCCGCACGGGAGCGGATCGAGGCCGGGACGTACGTACGGATCGCTGCGCACGGCTGGCGCGAGGCCCGCGTGCTCGGTACGTCCCCGGCGACGTACACCGAGCGCGGCCGGAGCCATCCGGTCGGCGCCGCGCTGGAACTGGCCCTCGGCACGGACGGGCGCGACGCGCTGCGCTCGGGCGGGGCGGCCGTGGGAGGCCCGGTGACGGACCCGGTGACCGGTGCGGTCCTCGGCGTGCTCTGCACCGCCCTGCGCGCCGCCCACGAGGCCGCCGGGCTCGCCCTGCCGCTCGCGGCCGGCCCCGATGACGCGGAGGGCCCGCTCGGCGCTCTGCTGCGGCGCAACGCGTCTGCCGTCCCGGGCTACGGGCGCGACCTCAACCTCGCCGGTGCCCTCCAGCTCACCGCGACCTCGGTCGGTTCCGCCGGCGGCCCCCACTCACGTACCGAACCGGTGGAGCGGGAGGACGTGCACGCGGAGTTCACCGCCTTCGAGGACGGCACGGGCACGGTCCTCGGACTCGTCGGGGCGCCCGGCACCGGCCGCACCACGGAACTCGCCGCCCTGGCCGCCCGCCGGGCCGGCGGCGAGGACCCCGCGCTCACCCTGTGGCTGCGCGGTGCCGACCTGCTGGCCGACGACGTCTCCATCGCCGGGGCACTCGCCCGTACCCTCGCCGGTTCCGCGCGGATCGTCTCCGCGGCCGGGGCCCGGGGCGACATGGCGACGGCCACCCCCGAGCGGGTGGCCGGACTGGCCGCCGCGGCCGGGCGCCCGCTGCTCGTCGTGCTCGACGGCCCCGAGGAGATGCCCCCGCTGCTGGCCCACCGGCTCGCCGAGTGGACGGCGGGCACGGCCGGCTGGCTGCGGCAGCACGGAGTGCGGCTCGTCGTCGCCTGCCGCCCCGAGCACTGGGAGCGGGCCGGTTCGCTCTACCCGCCGGACACCCTGCACCGCCCGGCGCGGTCCGCCCGGGGGCTGCCGCCCGCGCTGCGGCTGGGCGATCTGACCGCGAGCCAGGCCGAACGCGCCCGCGAGCGGTACGGCATCCCGTCCGGCGCCCTCGTCCCGGGCCATGAACGGCACCCGCTCACCCTGCGGTTGCTCGCCGAGGTACGCGGGGCGCTGCCCCCGGACGTGCCCGGCCGGCCCGGCACCGAGGACGTCTTCGGCGCCCACCTCGACCTCATGTGCGTCCGCGTCGCGGTCCGGATCGCGGCGGCGGCCGATCCGCAGCCACGGGGCACCGCCGTGCGCCGGCTGGCCGCCCGGGTGGCCGGGCAGGTCCACGAGGCGGCCCGGCGCTGTCTGGGGCCGGGCCAGGGCGAGCTGGACCGGGCGGCGTTCGAGGAGATCTTCCCCTGGCGCACCGGCTGGGCCTCGGCGGTCCTGACCGAGGGCCTCCTGGTCCCCGCGGGCGCGGGCTACCGCTTCGCCCATGAGGAGCTGGGGGACTGGGTGCAGGGCGCGCATCTGGACCTCGACGCGGCACTGCGGTCACTGGTCCACCGCTGGCACACGGCGGAGGAGCCCGACGCCCCGGGGGCCCCCGGACCGCACATGCCGCGGCCCCGTCGCTCGCGCCAGCCCCAGCGGGTCCAGCAGCCCCGGGAACCCCGGCTGTCCTCCGAGCCGGGCGAGCCCCGGCGCGGCCGGCGGTGGCAGCCCGCACCGCTCCAGGTGCCCCGGCAGCCCCGGCCGGCCCAGGAGCTCCCCGGGACACCGGAGCCCCGCAGCCTGCCCGTACCGAGGCACCGCATCGGACCGGTGATCCAGGCGATGCTCCTGCTGGGGCGCCGCCAGGGTGCCTCCGCCCTGGCGCACCGGATGGCCGATCTGATCGAGGCACTGGACCGGCTCTCCCACGAGGAGGGGCAGGCGCGGCCGGACGAGGACGCCGTGTGGTGGGCCGCCCATCTCCTGGGCCAGTCGCTGCTCACCGTGCCCGACGCCCGTCCGTATCTCGGCGTCCTGCGGGTGCTCGCCGGACGGATCACCCGGCGGTCCGCCGACGGGGGCGGGGCGGCCGGACTGGGGGCGTACGCGGAGTTCGGTCCCTGGTTCTGGCGGCGGCTGCGGCTGCCCGAGGAGGACCGGATCGACCTGCTGCGGCGGCTCGTGCCCGCCGACGGAGTCCCGCGCGCGGACGGCGACGAACGGTATCTGGACGCCGTGGCCCGGCGGCTCGCCGTCGACCCGCCCGCGGTGCAGGCGCTGCTGTGCCGGTGGTTCACCGACGAGCGCCCGCTGCTCCACGACCGGGACGTGCCCCTGCGGCCCACCGTGGCCGCCGCCGCGCAGGCCCTCCTGTACGCCCGCCGGGACCTGGCCGTCGACGAGTTGACCGACGCCCTCGTGGTGACGCCCCACCCCCGGGCCGCCGAACTCCTCGCCGCCCTCGCCGAGGACGAGCCGGCCGCGCTCTGCCGGGCCGTGGCCCGCTGGGCGCGCGACGAGGACCGGCCCGCGCGGCACCCGGCCGCCGCCCACCACGCCACGCTGCTCGCCGGGCGCACGCTCACCGGCACCGACCGGGCCCTGCTGCGCACCGCCGCCCTCGCACTGCTGGGCCGCCGCTCCGCCGGTGCGCTGCACGGAGCGGCGCTCACCCTCCTCGTACGCGATCCGCAGACCAGGGACGATTACCTCGCCGAGGCCCTGCGGGTCTTCGCCGCAGGTGATCCCGGGCTGCCGGTGGCACTGCTGGCGGAGGTCTTCCCGGCCCGCCCGCAGCCGGTGCTCGCCGCCCTGCGCGCCCGGCTGGCCCGGCCCGGGGACGGCGCGGGCGAGGTGCTGCGGGAGCTGGCCGCGCTGGACACGCCCGCCCTGGCACTGCACGCCGCAGGGCTCGTACGGGAGTACATCGACAGCCATCCGGAGGACGGCACGCCCGCCGCCGAGTACGTGGACCTCCGGCTGGAGCACGGCGCCGCCGCCCGTGCCCTGCTGCTGCCCCTGGTGACCGGGCTGCTCCGCGACCGGCCCGCGCCGCCCGTCGTGCGCGGGGCGCTAGCCGGTGTGCTCGCGGGGCCGGGGAGCGCCGACTCCCGGCCGCTGCGGGCCGAGCTGCTGGAGGTCCTGCTGGAGTTCGAGCAGGACAGGGGGCGGGACCCGGAGGTACTGGACGCGTTGCTGCGGGCCGCCGCGGCCGGCTGCGGGAGCCGGCCCGAGGTACGCACGAGAGCGCTGGTCCACCGCACCGGCATACTGCTGGTGCGCACACCGGAGGGCGCCGCCCGCTTCGACCGGCGGCTCGTCGAACTCGCCCGGGACGTGCCCGGGTTCGCCGCCCTGGTCATCGGATGGCTGACCGACGCCCCGCAGGAATGGGCGGCCGTGGTGGGCCCGAGCACCCGGCGGACCGTGGAGGCGCTGGAGGCGTCGCGGCCCGCGATGCCGGTGCCGATGCGGGTCGCGGGACGTGAGCATGGCAGTCTTAGACCTGCGTAA
- a CDS encoding bifunctional riboflavin kinase/FAD synthetase yields the protein MQRWRGLEDIPQDWGRSVVTIGSYDGVHRGHQLIIGRAVERARELGVPSVVVTFDPHPSEVVRPGSHPPLLAPHHRRAGLMAELGVDAVLILPFTAEFSKLSPTDFIVKVLVDKLHAQAVIEGPNFRFGHKAAGNVALLTELGATYDYTVEVIDLYVSGAAGGGQPFSSTLTRRLVAEGDVAGAAEILGRPHRVEGIVVRGAQRGRELGFPTANVETLPHTAIPADGVYAGWLQVNGEAMPAAISVGTNLQFDATERTVEAYAIDRVGLELYGLHVAVDFLAYVRGMLKFDSVDDLLVAMAADVKRCSELIEAYGRPA from the coding sequence GTGCAGCGCTGGCGTGGCTTGGAGGACATCCCCCAGGACTGGGGACGCAGCGTCGTCACCATCGGCTCCTACGACGGAGTGCACCGCGGGCACCAGCTGATCATCGGCCGTGCCGTGGAACGGGCGCGCGAACTGGGCGTTCCGTCCGTCGTCGTGACCTTCGACCCGCACCCCAGCGAGGTCGTCCGCCCCGGCAGCCACCCGCCGCTGCTGGCCCCGCACCACCGTCGCGCCGGGCTGATGGCGGAGCTGGGCGTGGACGCGGTGCTGATCCTGCCGTTCACGGCCGAGTTCTCGAAGCTGTCGCCCACCGACTTCATCGTGAAGGTGCTCGTCGACAAACTGCACGCACAGGCCGTCATCGAGGGACCGAACTTCCGTTTCGGCCACAAGGCGGCGGGGAACGTGGCGCTGCTCACCGAGCTGGGCGCCACCTACGACTACACCGTCGAGGTCATCGATCTCTATGTGAGCGGCGCGGCCGGCGGCGGTCAGCCGTTCTCCTCCACCCTCACCCGCCGGCTGGTCGCCGAGGGCGATGTGGCGGGCGCCGCCGAGATCCTCGGCCGGCCGCACCGCGTCGAGGGCATCGTGGTGCGCGGTGCGCAGCGCGGCCGTGAGCTGGGCTTCCCGACGGCGAACGTGGAGACCCTGCCGCACACCGCGATCCCCGCCGACGGCGTCTACGCGGGCTGGCTCCAGGTGAACGGCGAGGCCATGCCCGCCGCGATCTCCGTGGGGACCAACCTGCAGTTCGATGCCACCGAGCGGACCGTCGAGGCGTACGCGATCGACCGTGTGGGCCTGGAGCTGTACGGGCTGCATGTCGCCGTGGACTTCCTCGCGTATGTACGCGGGATGCTGAAGTTCGACTCGGTCGACGACCTCCTGGTGGCCATGGCCGCCGATGTGAAGCGGTGCAGCGAGCTGATCGAGGCGTACGGGCGCCCCGCCTGA
- a CDS encoding XdhC/CoxI family protein, giving the protein MRDILPELRDWHTAGTPFALATVVAVHGSAPREPGAAMAVSAGGAAAGSVSGGCVESDVYEVADEVLATGRPRLRSYGISDDDALGVGLTCGGTIEVLVRAYTSAADRDRLRTVMDLVAADEPVAVATVLPRADPDTGPDKDPIPVPGGLGAGDFLVVLADRTAGSLGAEGLDAAVTDDARGLLAQGATGVQRYGARGQRRMQEVSVFVQTFAPPPRMLVFGAIDHAAATARIGSFLGYRVTVCDARPAFATRERFPSADEVVRAWPHTYLESTPVDARTVICVLTHDPKFDVPLLVAALRTPAAYIGVMGSRRTHRDRTARLREAGVGEAELARLASPVGLDLGARTPQETAVSIAAEIIQHRWGGTGRPLGELAGSIHHGAPGPSGG; this is encoded by the coding sequence GTGCGCGACATCCTGCCCGAACTCCGCGACTGGCACACGGCCGGTACGCCCTTCGCCCTGGCGACCGTCGTCGCCGTCCACGGCAGCGCGCCCCGGGAGCCCGGTGCCGCGATGGCGGTCAGCGCCGGGGGCGCGGCGGCGGGCAGCGTCTCCGGGGGCTGCGTCGAGAGCGATGTGTACGAGGTGGCCGACGAGGTGCTCGCCACCGGCCGGCCGCGGCTGCGGTCCTACGGGATCAGTGACGACGACGCCCTCGGGGTCGGTCTGACCTGCGGCGGCACGATCGAGGTCCTGGTACGCGCCTACACCTCGGCCGCGGACCGCGACCGGCTGCGCACGGTGATGGACCTCGTCGCCGCCGATGAGCCGGTGGCGGTGGCGACGGTCCTGCCGCGAGCGGACCCGGACACCGGCCCGGACAAGGACCCGATTCCGGTTCCGGGAGGCCTGGGGGCCGGGGACTTCCTGGTGGTCCTGGCGGACCGTACGGCGGGCTCGCTCGGCGCCGAGGGACTCGACGCGGCGGTCACCGACGACGCCCGCGGGCTGCTGGCCCAGGGGGCCACCGGGGTGCAGCGGTACGGGGCGCGGGGCCAGCGCCGGATGCAGGAGGTGTCCGTCTTCGTCCAGACGTTCGCCCCACCGCCCCGCATGCTCGTCTTCGGCGCCATCGACCATGCGGCGGCCACCGCGCGGATCGGTTCGTTCCTCGGCTACCGGGTCACGGTCTGCGACGCCCGCCCGGCCTTCGCCACCCGGGAGCGCTTCCCGTCCGCCGACGAGGTCGTCCGCGCCTGGCCGCACACGTACCTCGAATCGACCCCGGTCGACGCCCGCACGGTCATCTGTGTGCTGACGCACGACCCGAAGTTCGATGTGCCGCTGCTCGTCGCCGCGCTGCGGACGCCCGCCGCCTACATCGGGGTCATGGGCAGCCGCCGCACCCATCGCGACCGGACCGCCCGGCTGCGCGAGGCCGGGGTGGGCGAGGCGGAACTGGCCCGCCTCGCCTCACCCGTCGGCCTCGACCTCGGGGCCCGTACCCCGCAGGAGACGGCCGTCTCCATCGCGGCCGAGATCATCCAGCACCGCTGGGGCGGGACGGGCCGCCCGCTGGGCGAACTGGCGGGCTCCATCCACCATGGGGCACCCGGCCCGTCCGGCGGGTGA
- a CDS encoding ABC transporter ATP-binding protein — MTATTPLLSAEALKVTFPGRRGAAAARAVDGVDLDIGRGEIVALVGESGCGKTTLARSLLGLVAPSSGRVTFDGTPLDYSGRALKAYRKRVQLVLQDPSGSLNPRHTVYDAVAEGLRIHGYTGDERAAVAQALSLAGLRPPERFFLRYPHELSGGQRQRVVIAGALVLEPELIVADEPVASLDASVRGEILALLLRLRDELGLSALVVTHDLGLAWNIADRVAVMYLGRIVETGPVERILTAPQHPYTKALLSVLPDAEGEPVILTGEPPDPSRVPSGCRFHVRCQVLASGEAERAGVADACRTKDLPVLEGGDATQVACHWATAVPKAPVPA, encoded by the coding sequence ATGACCGCCACCACTCCCCTGCTCAGCGCCGAGGCGCTGAAGGTCACCTTCCCCGGCCGGCGCGGTGCCGCCGCGGCGCGCGCCGTGGACGGCGTCGACCTCGACATCGGGCGGGGCGAGATCGTGGCCCTGGTCGGCGAGTCGGGCTGCGGCAAGACGACCCTGGCCCGCTCCCTGCTGGGCCTGGTGGCGCCCAGCTCCGGCCGGGTCACCTTCGACGGCACCCCGCTGGACTACTCGGGCCGCGCCCTCAAGGCGTACCGCAAGCGCGTGCAGCTGGTCCTCCAGGACCCCAGCGGCTCGCTCAACCCCCGGCACACGGTGTACGACGCGGTGGCGGAGGGGCTGCGCATCCACGGGTACACGGGCGACGAGCGGGCCGCGGTGGCCCAGGCGCTGTCCCTGGCCGGGCTGCGACCGCCCGAGCGCTTCTTCCTGCGCTACCCGCACGAGCTGTCCGGCGGCCAGCGCCAGCGCGTCGTCATCGCGGGCGCACTCGTCCTGGAGCCCGAACTGATCGTCGCCGACGAACCGGTGGCCTCGCTGGACGCGTCGGTGCGCGGCGAGATCCTGGCCCTGCTGCTGCGGCTGCGCGACGAACTGGGGCTCTCCGCACTGGTCGTCACGCACGATCTGGGTCTGGCGTGGAACATCGCGGACCGGGTGGCCGTGATGTATCTGGGCCGGATCGTCGAGACGGGCCCGGTGGAGCGGATACTGACGGCACCTCAGCACCCGTACACCAAGGCCCTGTTGTCCGTGCTGCCGGACGCGGAGGGCGAACCGGTGATTCTGACCGGGGAGCCGCCGGACCCGTCGCGGGTGCCGTCGGGCTGCCGGTTCCATGTCCGCTGTCAGGTCCTGGCCTCGGGCGAGGCCGAACGGGCGGGGGTGGCGGACGCCTGCCGTACGAAGGATCTGCCGGTGCTGGAAGGGGGCGACGCCACCCAGGTGGCGTGCCACTGGGCCACCGCGGTCCCGAAGGCGCCGGTCCCGGCCTGA
- a CDS encoding ABC transporter ATP-binding protein produces the protein MTTTTTITKKPATGQPLLEVRDLRVTYGSGALAVPAVRGIDLRVEAGQKLGIAGESGCGKSTLALALLRLLPASATLSGEILLDGEDVLTMKWGRLRAVRWAGASIVFQGAMHSLNAVHRVGDQIAEPILLHRKATPAAARKRAGELLEQVGLPAARAQAYPHELSGGQRQRVMIAMALACDPRLIVADEPTTALDVMIQAQILRLIEQLVADQDVGLIMISHDLAVLADTCDRLSVMYAGRIVEEGPAKQVYESARHPYGKALSAAFPRIGDLSSRHAPRGLPGDPPDPAALPSGCTFHPRCPEALDSCATADQELRAAGAGRRAACVLVEPEAVAAALAGADAGPPDTGPPDAGSPDAGPTDTGPTDAVLPDTGLPDVAAAAAGADSAPPGAQPGLPGAEEARSTS, from the coding sequence TTGACCACCACGACGACCATCACGAAGAAGCCCGCGACCGGGCAGCCGCTGCTCGAAGTCCGGGACCTGCGGGTCACCTACGGCTCCGGAGCCCTCGCCGTGCCCGCCGTGCGCGGCATCGACCTGCGCGTCGAGGCCGGCCAGAAGCTCGGCATCGCCGGGGAGTCCGGGTGCGGGAAGTCGACGCTGGCCCTCGCCCTGCTGCGGCTGCTGCCCGCGTCGGCCACCCTGTCGGGCGAGATCCTGCTGGACGGCGAGGACGTCCTCACCATGAAGTGGGGCCGGCTGCGGGCGGTGCGCTGGGCCGGGGCGTCGATCGTCTTCCAGGGCGCGATGCACTCGCTGAACGCCGTGCACCGCGTCGGGGACCAAATTGCCGAACCGATCCTGCTGCACCGGAAGGCCACCCCCGCCGCAGCCCGCAAGCGGGCCGGTGAACTGCTGGAACAGGTGGGGCTGCCGGCCGCCCGCGCGCAGGCCTATCCGCACGAGCTGTCCGGCGGCCAGCGCCAGCGCGTGATGATCGCGATGGCCCTGGCCTGCGACCCGCGTCTGATCGTCGCGGACGAGCCGACCACGGCGCTCGATGTGATGATCCAGGCGCAGATCCTGCGGCTGATCGAGCAGCTCGTCGCCGACCAGGACGTCGGGCTGATCATGATCAGCCACGACCTGGCGGTGCTCGCCGACACCTGCGACCGGCTGTCGGTGATGTACGCGGGCCGGATCGTCGAGGAGGGCCCGGCCAAACAGGTGTACGAGAGCGCCCGCCACCCGTACGGCAAGGCGCTGTCGGCCGCCTTCCCCAGGATCGGTGATCTCTCCTCCCGCCACGCCCCGCGCGGGCTGCCGGGCGACCCGCCGGACCCGGCGGCGCTGCCCTCCGGCTGTACGTTCCATCCGCGGTGCCCGGAGGCGCTGGACTCCTGTGCCACCGCGGACCAGGAACTGCGGGCCGCCGGGGCCGGGCGCCGGGCGGCCTGTGTGCTGGTGGAACCGGAGGCCGTCGCGGCCGCGCTCGCGGGCGCCGATGCCGGGCCACCGGATACCGGGCCGCCAGACGCCGGGTCACCGGACGCCGGGCCGACGGATACCGGGCCGACGGACGCCGTTCTGCCGGATACCGGTCTGCCGGACGTCGCGGCCGCCGCGGCCGGAGCCGACTCCGCCCCGCCGGGGGCACAGCCCGGTCTTCCCGGGGCCGAGGAAGCGAGGAGCACCTCATGA
- a CDS encoding ABC transporter permease, giving the protein MTTSTDAVKNSGPRALTWARRRRSAAAFWQQYRSHRAGLVGLAVLSLIALIALAAPLLVGAGSQSVTQAPGGPLEPPSGEFPLGTDQFGRSLLALLVWGTRVSLTVGLLAAFLSVAIGTLVGITAGHFKGWYGTVVMRITDWFLVMPTLVLAIALATVLSRSVWTTILAIGVTTWPTTARLVRAQTLSVESRPYIERSTALGGGHGHIMSRHVLPNVMPLVLAQTTLVISTAILTEATLAFLGLSDPTIVSWGGLLQDAREAGAVSSGNWWYLAPPGLAIAVVALAFTLCGRTIETVLNPKLGVTR; this is encoded by the coding sequence ATGACGACCTCGACCGATGCCGTGAAGAACAGCGGCCCGCGCGCGCTCACCTGGGCCCGCAGACGCCGTTCGGCGGCCGCCTTCTGGCAGCAGTACCGCAGCCACCGGGCGGGCCTCGTCGGCCTCGCCGTACTCTCCCTGATCGCCCTGATCGCGCTGGCCGCGCCGCTGCTCGTGGGCGCCGGCTCCCAGAGCGTCACCCAGGCGCCGGGCGGCCCCCTGGAACCACCGAGCGGCGAATTCCCGCTGGGGACCGACCAGTTCGGGCGCAGCCTGCTGGCCCTGCTGGTGTGGGGCACCAGGGTCTCGCTGACCGTCGGCCTGCTCGCGGCGTTCCTCTCGGTCGCGATCGGCACCCTGGTCGGGATCACCGCGGGACACTTCAAGGGCTGGTACGGGACCGTCGTCATGCGGATCACCGACTGGTTCCTGGTGATGCCGACCCTCGTGCTCGCCATCGCGCTGGCCACGGTCCTGTCGCGGTCCGTCTGGACGACGATCCTGGCGATCGGCGTGACGACCTGGCCGACGACCGCCCGGCTGGTCCGCGCGCAGACGCTGTCCGTCGAGTCCCGGCCGTACATCGAGCGCTCCACGGCGCTCGGGGGCGGCCACGGGCACATCATGTCCCGCCATGTGCTGCCCAACGTCATGCCGCTGGTGCTCGCCCAGACCACCCTGGTGATCTCCACCGCCATCCTCACCGAGGCGACACTCGCCTTTCTCGGGCTCAGCGATCCCACGATCGTCTCCTGGGGCGGGCTGCTCCAGGACGCCCGTGAGGCCGGCGCGGTCAGCTCCGGCAACTGGTGGTACCTCGCTCCGCCCGGACTCGCCATCGCGGTCGTCGCCCTCGCGTTCACGCTGTGCGGCCGCACCATCGAGACCGTGCTCAACCCCAAGCTGGGGGTGACCCGTTGA